A genomic region of Prochlorococcus marinus XMU1405 contains the following coding sequences:
- the mazG gene encoding nucleoside triphosphate pyrophosphohydrolase, whose amino-acid sequence MSSNDRYNLQKNSDLETLENFKILISNIKSLKDKTWGCPWQKIQSHKSLIPFLHEESNEFIDAIYEKKADNICEELGDLLLQVMLHAEIGYEKKEFELNDVIKNLNKKIINRHPYIFKKKEKVSLEKSQQIWENIKNSEKETPHMESSISKNLNMTIKNLPPMVGTDKITNVVKEYGFKWESTDQIFEKLEEEINELKEAIKSNNDSEIKNEFGDIYFTLLNLSNFLKINPESALQKTNKKFLDRFSIIEHHAGDNIKKQNPKDFQRLWQIAKRKLKRKNS is encoded by the coding sequence ATGTCCTCAAACGATAGATATAACTTACAAAAAAATTCCGATTTAGAGACTTTAGAAAACTTTAAAATTTTAATATCTAATATCAAATCATTAAAAGATAAAACTTGGGGATGCCCTTGGCAGAAAATACAGTCTCATAAATCGTTGATCCCATTTTTACATGAAGAAAGTAATGAATTTATAGATGCGATATATGAAAAAAAGGCGGATAACATATGTGAAGAGTTAGGAGATCTTTTATTACAAGTAATGCTTCATGCTGAAATCGGTTACGAAAAAAAAGAATTTGAACTAAATGATGTTATAAAAAATCTAAACAAGAAAATTATTAATAGACATCCATATATTTTTAAAAAAAAAGAAAAAGTATCTCTTGAAAAATCGCAACAAATCTGGGAAAACATTAAAAATTCAGAAAAAGAAACACCTCATATGGAATCATCAATAAGTAAAAATTTAAATATGACAATCAAAAATTTACCACCAATGGTTGGAACAGATAAAATCACAAATGTTGTTAAAGAATATGGTTTTAAATGGGAGAGTACCGATCAGATTTTTGAAAAGTTAGAAGAAGAGATTAATGAATTAAAGGAAGCAATTAAAAGCAATAATGATTCAGAAATAAAAAATGAATTTGGGGATATTTACTTTACCCTTCTGAATCTCTCAAACTTTTTAAAAATCAATCCTGAATCAGCTCTACAAAAAACTAATAAAAAATTTTTAGACAGGTTTTCAATCATTGAACATCATGCAGGCGATAATATAAAAAAACAAAATCCTAAAGACTTTCAACGGCTTTGGCAAATAGCCAAGCGAAAACTTAAAAGAAAAAATTCTTAA
- the speE gene encoding polyamine aminopropyltransferase — protein MTNISTWIDEYHKGSRFGLNGDVLIKQKSQYQEIIVIENEYYGRALMLDGCWMTSLKDEKYYHECLVHPALSSIDEKSNVLIIGGGDGGTARECVKYSQISKIDLVEIDEEVIKISKKFLKEIGGEAWNDKRLEIHVDDGVKWVKKTRDNFYDVIFIDCSDPSEFSNLLFSDSFYKECKRILTPKGILATQSESPESFKNIHINILKTLKNIFKVSKTMYSFVPIYPSGIWSWTFASSEDLNLSKQNCDEVLKIEKGCEIWNLNFQNAAFKMMPNKIVKELD, from the coding sequence ATGACTAATATTTCAACATGGATAGATGAATATCATAAAGGCTCAAGATTCGGTCTAAATGGAGATGTTTTAATTAAACAAAAATCACAATATCAAGAAATTATTGTTATTGAAAATGAATACTATGGAAGAGCTTTAATGCTTGATGGTTGTTGGATGACATCACTAAAAGACGAGAAATATTATCATGAGTGTCTTGTGCATCCAGCATTAAGTAGCATTGACGAAAAATCTAATGTACTAATTATTGGTGGAGGAGACGGCGGTACAGCAAGAGAATGCGTTAAATATTCTCAAATATCGAAAATTGATCTAGTAGAAATTGACGAGGAGGTAATCAAAATATCTAAAAAATTTTTAAAAGAAATTGGAGGCGAAGCATGGAATGATAAAAGATTAGAAATACATGTTGATGATGGTGTTAAATGGGTAAAAAAAACAAGAGATAATTTTTACGACGTTATTTTTATAGATTGTTCAGATCCCTCAGAATTCTCAAATTTATTATTTTCAGATTCTTTTTATAAAGAATGTAAAAGAATACTTACACCAAAGGGGATATTAGCAACGCAAAGTGAATCTCCTGAATCCTTTAAAAATATTCACATAAATATTTTGAAAACCCTAAAAAATATATTTAAAGTTTCTAAAACTATGTATTCCTTTGTGCCTATATATCCAAGCGGGATTTGGAGTTGGACATTCGCTTCTTCAGAAGATCTAAATTTATCAAAGCAAAATTGTGATGAAGTCCTAAAAATAGAAAAAGGATGTGAAATTTGGAATTTAAATTTTCAAAATGCAGCATTCAAAATGATGCCAAATAAAATTGTAAAAGAACTAGATTAA
- the gcvT gene encoding glycine cleavage system aminomethyltransferase GcvT produces the protein MDLLKSPLYSKYVEANAKLVDFAGWEMPISFSGLIKEHESVRSSAGLFDISHMGVISIKGINPKDYIQKLFPTNLYSFSEGQGLYTVMLNDKGGIIDDLIIYDLGIQENDISELLLIVNASRYEEDFQWIKNNLNKYEISITNFKKDKVLLALQGKNSFDLFEEWIESSISHIPNFGCEYKIFEHISPKEKIFFSKTGYTGENGLEILLSKKAAINLWDFSISKNVAPCGLGARDTLRLEAGMHLYGQDINEETSPYEAGLGWLVHLENNHEFFGRRFLEEQSRLGIQKKLVGLSIEGKAIGRKGCSVLKGEENIGSITSGSWSPTKQKAIAFAYINTSHALINNEVQILIRGKKFKGVITKRAFYKKNY, from the coding sequence ATGGATTTGCTAAAAAGTCCTCTTTATTCAAAATATGTTGAAGCCAATGCAAAATTAGTGGATTTTGCAGGTTGGGAAATGCCCATATCATTTTCAGGATTAATTAAAGAGCATGAATCAGTTAGATCATCAGCAGGATTATTTGATATTTCTCACATGGGTGTGATTTCTATCAAGGGAATCAATCCAAAGGATTATATTCAAAAACTTTTTCCTACTAATTTATATTCATTTTCTGAAGGTCAAGGGCTTTATACAGTAATGCTCAATGATAAAGGAGGAATAATAGATGACTTAATAATTTATGACCTTGGCATACAAGAAAATGACATATCAGAATTATTATTAATAGTTAATGCAAGTAGATATGAAGAAGATTTTCAGTGGATAAAAAATAATTTAAATAAATATGAAATTTCGATAACAAACTTTAAAAAAGACAAAGTACTTTTAGCACTACAGGGAAAAAACTCATTCGATTTATTTGAAGAATGGATTGAATCTTCGATCTCACATATCCCTAACTTTGGATGCGAATATAAAATTTTTGAACATATTTCGCCTAAAGAAAAAATTTTCTTTTCAAAGACAGGATATACAGGGGAAAATGGTCTAGAAATACTTTTATCTAAAAAAGCAGCAATTAATTTATGGGATTTCTCGATTTCCAAAAATGTTGCACCTTGTGGTTTAGGAGCTAGAGATACTCTTAGACTTGAAGCAGGCATGCATCTTTATGGTCAAGACATAAATGAAGAAACTTCTCCATATGAAGCAGGGTTAGGCTGGTTAGTACATCTAGAAAATAATCACGAATTCTTTGGCAGGAGATTTCTTGAAGAACAGTCAAGATTAGGTATTCAAAAAAAGTTAGTTGGTCTCTCTATAGAGGGTAAAGCAATAGGAAGAAAAGGTTGCTCAGTTCTTAAAGGTGAAGAAAATATTGGGAGTATAACAAGCGGCAGTTGGTCTCCAACTAAACAAAAAGCTATAGCTTTTGCATACATCAATACTTCGCATGCCTTAATAAATAATGAAGTTCAAATATTAATAAGAGGCAAAAAATTCAAAGGGGTTATAACAAAAAGAGCGTTTTATAAAAAAAATTATTAA
- a CDS encoding anthranilate synthase component I family protein yields MKIKKIILEKWIDPALITHHLTKKFGDKGLAWLDSDGKENGEWSIIGIKPKKIIQSRNINNLDKTNNPFNNLKNIEKGFWIGWLSYEAGVFIEPKNPWRKSNMATLWIASYDPIIKCNLIKKEIIIEGTNSSELMNYKNIINNIKNIEEEIIKTNLNFDFSKINLEEMAEKFQKNILKLKKLISLGDIFQANLTTKCEIESSKYYNPLDIYLKIRRKLRAPFGGIIINNDNYKEAVLSTSPERFIKIDNKNFVESRPIKGTRSRDKDLNQDALNAIDLITNEKDRAENIMIVDLIRNDLSKVCETGSIMVPEILKLESFLKVHHLTSVIRGKLKKDKNWIDLLKACWPGGSITGAPKLRSCQRLFELEEYERGPYCGSFLKLDWNGEFDSNILIRSFLIKDKKINIYAGCGIVIDSNPEEETNELKWKLLPLIDSLK; encoded by the coding sequence ATGAAAATAAAAAAAATAATTCTAGAAAAATGGATAGATCCAGCATTGATTACGCATCATCTAACAAAAAAATTCGGAGATAAAGGATTAGCTTGGCTAGACAGTGATGGCAAAGAAAATGGGGAATGGTCAATAATAGGAATTAAACCTAAAAAAATAATCCAATCAAGAAATATCAATAACTTAGACAAAACTAATAATCCATTTAACAACTTAAAAAATATTGAAAAAGGATTTTGGATCGGATGGTTAAGTTATGAAGCTGGAGTATTCATAGAACCCAAGAACCCATGGCGAAAATCTAATATGGCAACTTTATGGATTGCATCATATGATCCAATCATTAAATGTAATCTAATAAAAAAAGAAATAATTATCGAAGGCACAAACTCATCCGAACTGATGAATTATAAAAACATAATCAATAATATTAAAAATATTGAAGAAGAAATTATTAAAACAAATTTGAATTTTGATTTTTCAAAAATCAATTTGGAAGAAATGGCTGAAAAATTTCAGAAAAATATTCTAAAATTAAAAAAATTAATTTCCTTAGGGGATATATTTCAAGCAAACCTAACAACTAAATGCGAAATTGAATCTTCCAAATACTATAATCCTCTAGATATTTATTTGAAAATAAGAAGAAAATTAAGAGCTCCCTTTGGAGGAATAATAATAAATAATGATAATTATAAAGAGGCTGTATTATCTACCTCGCCAGAAAGATTTATAAAAATAGATAATAAAAATTTTGTAGAATCAAGACCAATCAAAGGAACTAGATCCAGAGATAAGGATTTAAATCAAGACGCACTTAATGCTATCGATTTAATAACGAACGAAAAAGATAGAGCAGAAAATATTATGATTGTTGACCTAATAAGAAATGATTTAAGTAAAGTTTGCGAGACAGGAAGTATTATGGTGCCAGAAATATTAAAGCTTGAAAGTTTCTTAAAAGTTCATCATCTAACTTCAGTAATCAGAGGCAAATTAAAAAAAGATAAAAACTGGATTGATTTACTAAAAGCTTGTTGGCCTGGGGGCTCTATAACTGGAGCACCTAAATTAAGATCATGCCAGAGACTTTTTGAATTAGAAGAATATGAACGTGGACCTTACTGTGGCTCTTTTTTAAAGCTTGACTGGAATGGAGAGTTTGACAGCAATATACTAATAAGATCATTTTTAATTAAAGACAAAAAAATCAATATATATGCTGGTTGCGGAATAGTTATTGACTCAAATCCTGAAGAGGAAACTAATGAACTAAAGTGGAAACTTTTACCGTTAATTGATTCACTCAAATGA
- the aspS gene encoding aspartate--tRNA ligase, producing the protein MRNKICEELNNTDIGKLVNLCGWVDRRRDHGGVIFIDLRDHSGFLQITINPDDGADLFKQAETLRNETVIMVSGIINERPKDSINKNLSTGELELKVKDLQILNQIKKNLPFPVSIHDYENTKEELRLKYRYLDLRRGKLLENLKTRHKIIKIAREFLDSFGFTEVETPLLTKSTPEGARDFLVPARLSNGEFFALPQSPQLFKQLLMVGGLDKYYQIAKCFRDEDLRADRQPEFTQLDIEMSFISEEEIISFNESLIKKIWKEVLNIDFDNAFPRMSWKAAMDNYGTDRPDTRYQMLLKDLGEVLGDIGFNIFTKAIKSGGSIKSITVKGGNLSISNVRIKPGGDIFQVAQDAGAGGLAFIRVKGDELETIGAIKNNLNEEHIADILRITEAQDGDLILLGAGDKQIVNQSLDRVRQYIAKDLNLIDKSKWNFLWVTDFPMFERNEEENRYEALHHPFCSPKNIKSKDPENLQKEIEDSIANAYDLVLNGLELGGGSLRIHEANLQREVLKTVGLTAKEINEKFGFLIEALEMGAPPHGGIAFGLDRITMLIIGADSIRETIAFPKNQQAKCLLTNAPSNVSKSQLKELDIEITIDE; encoded by the coding sequence ATGAGAAACAAAATTTGCGAAGAACTCAATAATACAGATATTGGTAAATTAGTTAATTTATGCGGATGGGTAGATAGAAGAAGAGATCATGGTGGTGTCATTTTTATTGATTTAAGAGACCATAGTGGATTCCTACAAATAACAATTAACCCCGATGATGGTGCAGATCTATTTAAACAGGCAGAAACTCTAAGAAATGAAACAGTAATAATGGTTAGCGGAATTATTAACGAAAGGCCAAAAGATTCAATAAATAAAAATTTAAGTACTGGAGAGTTAGAGCTTAAAGTTAAAGATTTGCAAATTCTCAACCAAATTAAAAAAAACCTACCTTTTCCAGTATCTATACATGATTATGAAAATACAAAAGAGGAACTCAGATTAAAATATAGATACCTTGATTTAAGAAGAGGTAAATTACTAGAAAATTTAAAAACAAGACATAAAATTATTAAAATTGCTAGAGAATTTCTTGATAGTTTTGGCTTTACAGAAGTAGAGACTCCATTACTTACAAAATCAACTCCAGAAGGCGCTCGCGATTTTCTTGTTCCTGCTCGTCTTTCGAATGGAGAATTTTTTGCTCTACCTCAATCCCCACAATTATTTAAACAACTTTTAATGGTGGGAGGCTTAGATAAGTATTATCAAATTGCAAAATGTTTCCGTGATGAAGACTTAAGGGCAGATAGACAGCCAGAGTTTACGCAATTAGATATTGAAATGAGCTTTATTAGTGAAGAAGAAATAATCTCTTTTAATGAAAGTCTTATAAAAAAAATATGGAAAGAAGTATTAAATATTGATTTTGATAATGCTTTTCCAAGAATGTCATGGAAAGCAGCAATGGATAATTACGGCACTGATAGACCAGATACAAGATATCAAATGTTATTAAAAGATTTAGGAGAAGTATTAGGTGATATTGGCTTTAATATTTTCACCAAGGCAATTAAGTCTGGAGGTTCTATAAAATCCATAACAGTCAAAGGAGGTAATTTGAGTATTAGCAACGTAAGAATTAAACCCGGAGGTGATATCTTCCAAGTAGCTCAAGATGCAGGAGCGGGTGGTTTGGCCTTTATAAGAGTCAAAGGAGATGAGCTTGAGACTATTGGGGCAATTAAAAATAATCTAAATGAAGAGCATATAGCTGATATTTTGAGAATCACCGAAGCGCAAGATGGAGACTTAATTCTCTTGGGTGCTGGAGATAAACAAATTGTCAACCAGTCATTAGATAGAGTGAGACAATACATCGCAAAAGACTTAAATCTCATAGATAAAAGTAAATGGAATTTCTTATGGGTAACTGATTTCCCGATGTTTGAGAGAAATGAAGAGGAAAATAGATATGAAGCTTTACATCATCCTTTTTGTTCTCCAAAAAATATAAAATCTAAAGATCCTGAAAACTTGCAAAAAGAAATCGAGGACTCTATAGCAAATGCTTATGACTTAGTTCTTAATGGCTTGGAATTAGGAGGTGGCTCTTTACGTATTCATGAAGCAAACTTGCAAAGAGAGGTTTTGAAAACGGTAGGACTTACTGCTAAAGAGATTAATGAAAAATTTGGATTTTTAATTGAAGCCTTAGAAATGGGTGCTCCTCCTCATGGTGGAATAGCGTTTGGATTAGATCGTATTACCATGCTGATCATAGGTGCAGATTCAATCAGAGAAACAATTGCATTTCCAAAAAATCAACAAGCAAAATGTCTTCTCACAAATGCGCCTTCAAATGTCTCAAAATCACAATTAAAAGAATTAGATATTGAAATAACAATTGATGAATAA
- the queC gene encoding 7-cyano-7-deazaguanine synthase QueC — MTLKNKSIVVLLSGGLDSSTVTGIAKKSEAKIFGLSFDYGQRHKKELNSASIIAKHFDIEEFKIIKLDLSLWGGSSLTDTQKNIPIEGVQTNQIPNTYVPGRNTIFISVALSYAEAIDADFIGLGVNALDYSGYPDCRPDYIKKFQELADLANKRGRENNPIKLWTPLLDLNKEEIIKLAFDNHVPLDKTWSCYSGNSKPCGKCDSCRIRNTAYEKWLNNNNKK; from the coding sequence ATGACTCTTAAAAATAAATCGATAGTAGTTTTATTATCTGGAGGTTTAGATTCTTCTACAGTTACTGGTATCGCCAAAAAATCCGAAGCTAAAATTTTTGGCCTTTCATTTGACTATGGTCAACGCCATAAAAAAGAATTAAATTCTGCATCAATAATTGCAAAACACTTTGATATCGAAGAATTTAAAATAATTAAGCTTGACTTATCTTTATGGGGAGGGTCGTCATTAACTGATACTCAAAAAAATATTCCAATAGAAGGAGTACAAACTAATCAAATTCCTAATACTTATGTTCCTGGGAGAAATACTATATTTATTTCCGTTGCACTAAGTTATGCCGAAGCAATAGATGCTGATTTTATAGGATTAGGAGTTAATGCACTAGATTATTCTGGCTATCCAGATTGCAGACCTGACTACATTAAAAAATTTCAAGAATTAGCAGATTTAGCCAATAAAAGAGGAAGAGAAAATAATCCAATAAAACTTTGGACACCACTATTAGATTTAAATAAAGAGGAAATTATTAAATTAGCTTTTGATAATCATGTCCCTTTAGATAAAACATGGAGTTGTTATTCGGGTAATTCAAAACCATGCGGTAAGTGTGATAGCTGCAGAATTAGAAATACCGCTTATGAAAAATGGCTTAATAACAATAATAAAAAATGA
- a CDS encoding 7-carboxy-7-deazaguanine synthase QueE translates to MTNFLPLVEQFHSLQGEGYHAGKSAFFIRLAGCKVGCSWCDTKNSWDEKKHPSISIEKIIDRIKIAREKGASFCVITGGEPLQHNLDNFCKAIKKMTMGEEQKPMKIHIETSGVNSISGSYDWITLSPKRHSPPKNYFLKNCNEIKIIINEIEDIEFAIQIKNETLKQYQLSKSEDSLKKEDKIFYLQPAWNNANGFSLAIDFVKNNPDWKLSLQTHKYLKIN, encoded by the coding sequence ATGACAAATTTTTTACCCTTAGTTGAACAATTTCATTCATTACAAGGTGAAGGTTATCACGCTGGAAAAAGTGCTTTTTTTATAAGATTAGCCGGATGTAAAGTTGGATGTTCGTGGTGCGATACTAAGAATTCATGGGATGAAAAAAAACACCCTTCTATATCAATTGAAAAAATAATAGATCGCATAAAAATTGCCAGAGAAAAAGGAGCATCTTTTTGCGTTATTACAGGTGGAGAACCTTTACAACATAACTTGGATAATTTTTGCAAAGCCATAAAAAAAATGACGATGGGAGAAGAACAAAAGCCAATGAAGATACATATTGAGACAAGTGGAGTTAATTCGATATCAGGAAGCTATGACTGGATTACTTTATCTCCTAAAAGACACTCACCTCCAAAAAATTATTTTTTAAAAAACTGTAATGAAATCAAAATAATTATAAATGAAATAGAAGATATTGAATTTGCTATTCAAATAAAAAATGAAACTTTAAAACAATATCAACTTTCTAAAAGCGAAGATAGCTTAAAAAAAGAAGATAAAATTTTTTATTTACAGCCAGCATGGAACAATGCAAATGGTTTCTCTCTTGCTATTGATTTCGTAAAAAATAACCCCGATTGGAAATTGAGCCTTCAAACTCACAAATACTTAAAAATCAATTGA
- a CDS encoding AIR synthase — translation MSLVRTLDRPFIIFLMTEIVNLSISQSAASELSRQASFGGSPGEMSIDLIEDKNCSEGWMHIKLRPGTCNGSPISRTEGVTLYADVKKFNLLKDLKLDYYGDLSGGGFLISTPKNAKRCSCGSGFKLL, via the coding sequence ATGTCCCTGGTTCGAACCCTGGATCGCCCATTTATTATTTTTCTAATGACTGAGATCGTCAATCTTTCAATCAGTCAAAGCGCTGCTTCAGAACTATCTAGGCAAGCTTCTTTTGGAGGTTCTCCAGGAGAAATGTCGATTGATTTGATAGAGGATAAAAATTGTTCCGAAGGATGGATGCATATTAAATTAAGGCCGGGTACATGTAATGGATCCCCTATTTCAAGAACTGAAGGAGTAACTTTATACGCGGATGTAAAAAAGTTTAATTTACTTAAAGATTTAAAATTAGATTATTACGGTGATTTGAGTGGTGGTGGATTTCTTATTTCAACACCAAAAAATGCAAAACGTTGTTCTTGCGGTTCTGGCTTCAAACTTTTGTAG
- a CDS encoding CTP synthase gives MSKFVFVTGGVVSSIGKGIVAASLGRLLKSRGYTVSILKLDPYLNVDPGTMSPFQHGEVFVTEDGAETDLDLGHYERFTDTAMTRLNSVTTGSIYQAVINKERRGNYNGGTVQVIPHITGEIRERIHRVAANSNADIIITEIGGTVGDIESLPFLEAIREFKNDVNRNDVAYIHVTLLPYIKTSGEIKTKPTQHSVKELRSIGIQPDLLVCRSDKSINEALKKKLSGFCGVSINSVIEALDADSIYSVPLSLKKEGLCKETLKYLDLEDKKCDLKNWEQLIHNLRNPGDPIKVALVGKYIELGDAYLSVVEALRHACIEQKALLDLHWVSAEMIEKNSAETYLNEVHAIVVPGGFGNRGVNGKISAIKFARENKIPFLGLCLGMQCAVIEWARNVANLPDASSSELDPNTPNPVIHLLPEQEDVVDLGGTMRLGVYPCRLTKNTTGKNLYDEDVIYERHRHRYEFNNYYKQSFLDSGYKISGTSPDGRLVELIELENHPYFLACQYHPEFLSRPGKPHPLFRGLIKASQDKLTQSN, from the coding sequence ATGTCAAAATTTGTTTTTGTCACCGGAGGAGTAGTTTCTAGCATTGGTAAAGGAATTGTAGCTGCAAGCCTAGGTAGATTATTAAAGTCTAGAGGATATACTGTTTCAATATTAAAACTAGATCCATATCTAAATGTTGATCCAGGCACAATGAGCCCTTTTCAACATGGGGAAGTATTTGTAACCGAAGATGGGGCTGAAACCGATCTAGATTTAGGTCACTACGAAAGATTTACTGATACAGCAATGACTAGGTTGAATAGTGTAACAACGGGATCTATTTATCAAGCAGTTATTAATAAAGAAAGAAGAGGTAATTATAACGGTGGAACTGTGCAAGTAATACCTCACATAACGGGAGAAATTAGAGAAAGGATTCATAGAGTAGCCGCTAACAGTAATGCAGATATTATTATTACTGAAATTGGTGGAACAGTTGGTGATATTGAATCTCTTCCTTTTTTAGAGGCAATAAGAGAATTCAAAAATGATGTCAATAGGAACGATGTTGCATACATACACGTAACATTACTTCCTTACATCAAAACCTCTGGCGAAATAAAAACTAAACCAACACAACATTCAGTGAAAGAATTAAGATCAATTGGAATTCAGCCAGATTTACTTGTATGCCGAAGTGATAAATCTATCAATGAAGCTCTTAAAAAAAAGCTGAGTGGTTTTTGCGGTGTCAGTATCAACTCTGTAATTGAAGCTTTAGACGCAGACAGTATTTATTCTGTACCTCTTTCTTTAAAAAAAGAAGGTTTATGCAAAGAAACCCTGAAGTATTTAGACCTTGAAGATAAAAAATGTGATTTGAAAAATTGGGAACAACTAATACACAACCTAAGAAATCCTGGAGATCCAATAAAAGTTGCCCTTGTAGGCAAATATATTGAACTTGGAGATGCATATTTATCCGTTGTTGAAGCTTTAAGACATGCATGCATTGAACAAAAGGCTTTATTAGATTTACATTGGGTAAGTGCTGAAATGATAGAAAAGAATTCAGCAGAAACTTACTTAAATGAAGTTCATGCAATTGTCGTACCCGGGGGATTTGGCAATAGAGGAGTCAATGGAAAAATTTCGGCTATAAAATTCGCAAGAGAAAATAAAATTCCTTTTTTAGGTTTGTGCCTTGGTATGCAATGTGCAGTTATAGAATGGGCCAGGAATGTAGCTAATCTTCCAGATGCATCTAGTTCAGAACTAGACCCAAACACTCCAAATCCAGTGATACATTTATTACCAGAACAGGAAGATGTAGTTGATTTAGGTGGGACAATGAGACTTGGAGTTTATCCATGTAGATTGACAAAAAATACAACTGGAAAAAACTTATATGATGAGGATGTTATTTATGAGAGACATCGACATAGATACGAATTTAATAATTACTACAAACAAAGTTTTTTAGATTCTGGATACAAAATTAGTGGCACATCACCAGATGGCAGATTAGTTGAGTTAATTGAGTTAGAAAATCATCCATACTTCTTAGCCTGTCAATATCATCCTGAGTTTTTATCACGACCTGGCAAACCTCATCCTTTATTTAGAGGATTAATAAAAGCCTCTCAAGATAAGTTAACTCAATCAAATTAA
- the speB gene encoding agmatinase produces the protein MTKNLFDNENAIYMGAKRSPENCSIGIFGVNYDGTCSFKPGARFGPEAIRQVSSCLETYCPKIKKDLEDIIYVDFGSILIDKNDSKSVIESVKSATNYLINKRLSPIMLGGEHSITRGAIEALVKKYPDLILVQLDAHADLRESYIGNEHSHACTMKRCLEVLPEKKILQVGIRSGTKEEFEIMHNNKQLVNFCPGGNAHELKQALLPFAKSPIYLTIDLDWFDPSLLAGTGTPEPGGFFWNDFEEILKTLKEFRIVASDIVELSPEIDKSGVSSIVAAKVLRSLILSLENMQ, from the coding sequence ATGACAAAAAATTTATTTGATAACGAAAATGCAATTTATATGGGAGCAAAAAGAAGTCCCGAGAATTGCTCAATTGGTATATTTGGAGTTAATTATGACGGGACATGTTCCTTTAAACCAGGAGCAAGATTTGGTCCAGAAGCAATAAGACAAGTCAGTTCTTGTTTAGAAACATATTGTCCAAAAATAAAAAAAGACTTAGAGGATATTATTTATGTTGATTTTGGATCAATACTAATTGATAAAAATGACTCAAAGTCGGTTATTGAATCGGTTAAATCAGCAACAAATTATTTAATTAATAAACGTCTTAGTCCTATTATGCTTGGAGGCGAACACTCTATTACAAGAGGTGCTATTGAAGCATTAGTAAAAAAATATCCAGATTTGATATTGGTTCAACTTGATGCTCATGCAGATTTAAGAGAATCATATATAGGAAATGAACATAGTCATGCTTGTACTATGAAAAGATGCTTAGAAGTGCTACCAGAAAAGAAAATTTTACAAGTAGGAATTAGAAGTGGGACTAAGGAAGAATTTGAAATTATGCATAACAACAAACAATTAGTTAACTTTTGTCCAGGCGGAAATGCACATGAGTTAAAACAAGCTCTTCTACCGTTCGCTAAGTCTCCAATCTATTTAACAATAGATTTAGATTGGTTTGATCCCAGTTTATTAGCAGGGACGGGCACTCCAGAACCGGGAGGATTTTTTTGGAATGATTTTGAAGAAATACTGAAAACTTTAAAAGAATTTAGAATTGTGGCTTCAGACATTGTGGAATTATCTCCAGAAATTGATAAAAGCGGAGTAAGTAGCATAGTTGCAGCCAAAGTACTTAGAAGCTTAATTTTGTCATTAGAAAATATGCAATAA